A genomic window from Lycium barbarum isolate Lr01 chromosome 4, ASM1917538v2, whole genome shotgun sequence includes:
- the LOC132635718 gene encoding pleiotropic drug resistance protein 1, which yields MEGGGDILRVSSARLSSSNVWRNSAMDVFSRSSREDYDDEEALKWAALEKLPTYLRIRRGILTDQEQGQSREVDITKLDLVERRNLLDRLVKIADEDNEKFLLKLKKRIDRVGLDLPTIEVRFEHLSVDAEARVGGRTLPTIFNFTVNILEDFLNYLHILPSRKKPLPILHDVSGIIKPGRMTLLLGPPSSGKTTLLLGLAGKLDKDLKVSGRVTYNGHGMDEFVPQRTSAYISQNDLHIGEMTVRETLAFSARCQGVGAKYEILAELSRREKEANIKPDPDVDIFMKSAWNEGQEANVVTDYTLKILGLEICAETLVGDEMIRGISGGQRKRLTTGEMMVGPARALFMDEISTGLDSSTTYQIVNSIRQSIHILQGTAVISLLQPAPETYDLFDDIILLSDGQIVYQGPRENVLEFFEYMGFKCPERKGVADFLQEVTSRKDQEQYWARRDERYKFITVREFSESCQSFHIGRKLGDELAVPFDKSKSHPAALTTKRYGVSKKELLKACTAREYLLMKRNSFVYIFKMIQLTIMASITMTLFLRTEMHRNTTTDGAVFLGALFYAVIMIMFNGFSELALSIMKLPSFYKQRDLLFFPAWAYALPTWILKIPITLVEVAIWVCMTYYVIGFEADVGRFFKQLFLLICVNQMASGLFRFIAALGRNIIVANTFGSCALLIVLVMGGFILSRDNVKQWLIWGYWISPMMYAQNAIAVNEFLGKSWAHVPPNSTGTDTLGVSFLKSRGIFPEARWYWIGAGALLGYVLLFNFLFTVALAYLNPFGKPQAVLSEETVAEKNASKRGEVIELSPMGKSSSEKGNNVRRSASSRSMSSRVGSITEAALNKRRGMILPFEPLSITFDDIRYAVDMPQEMKAQGVSEDWLELLKGVSGAFRPGVLTALMGVSGAGKTTLMDVLAGRKTGGYIEGTISISGYPKQQETFARIAGYCEQTDIHSPHVTVYESLQYSAWLRLPPEVDTETRKMFIEEVMELVELNPLREALVGLPGVNGLSTEQRKRLTVAVELVANPSIIFMDEPTSGLDARAAAIVMRTVRNTVDTGRTVVCTIHQPSIDIFDAFDELLLLKRGGEEIYVGPLGRHCSHLIKYFEGIDGVAKIEDGYNPATWMLEITSVAQEAALGIDFTELYKNSELYRRNKALIKELSVPAPGSKDLYFQTKYSQSFFTQCMACFWKQHWSYWRNPPYTAVRLMFTFFIALMFGTIFWGLGSKRRRQQDILNAVGSMYAAVLFLGVQNATSVQPVIAIERTVFYRERAAGMYSALPYAFGQVMIELPYIFIQTIIYGVIVYAMIGFEWTVAKFFWYLFFMYFTLLYFTLYGMMTVAVTPNHSIAAIISSAFYAVWNLFSGFVVPKTRMPVWWRWYYYICPISWTLYGLIASQYGDLQDKLDTNETVEEFIESFFDFKYDFVGYVAVILVGISVVFLFIFAFSIKAFNFQKR from the exons atggagGGTGGTGGAGATATCTTGAGGGTGAGTAGTGCACGTTTGAGTAGCTCAAATGTATGGAGAAATAGTGCTATGGATGTGTTTTCAAGGTCATCAAGAGAAGATTATGATGATGAAGAGGCATTGAAATGGGCTGCTCTTGAGAAACTTCCTACTTATCTTCGTATAAGGAGAGGCATTCTCACTGATCAAGAACAAGGACAATCTAGAGAAGTCGATATAACGAAGCTCGATTTAGTGGAAAGAAGGAATCTTTTAGATAGGCTTGTCAAGATTGCTGATGAAGACAATGAGAAGTTCTTGTTGAAGCTCAAAAAGCGCATTGATAG AGTTGGTCTGGATCTTCCTACAATTGAAGTCCGGTTCGAGCATTTGAGTGTAGATGCAGAAGCTCGTGTTGGTGGTAGAActttaccaacaatattcaactTCACAGTTAACATCTTAGAG GATTTCTTGAATTATCTTCATATCCTTCCAAGTAGAAAGAAACCATTGCCAATCCTTCATGATGTCAGTGGAATCATCAAGCCAGGAAG AATGACACTGCTTCTAGGACCACCAAGTTCTGGAAAAACAACATTGCTATTAGGTTTAGCCGGGAAACTTGATAAAGATCTCAAG GTTTCAGGAAGAGTTACATATAATGGGCATGGGATGGATGAGTTTGTACCACAAAGAACATCTGCTTATATAAGCCAAAATGATCTTCATATTGGAGAAATGACAGTCAGGGAAACACTAGCATTTTCTGCTAGATGTCAAGGAGTTGGAGCCAAATATG aaattttggcagagctGTCTAGGAGAGAGAAGGAAGCAAATATTAAACCAGATCCTGATGTTGATATCTTTATGAAG TCAGCATGGAATGAAGGACAGGAGGCTAATGTTGTAACAGATTATACTCTCAAG ATATTGGGACTTGAAATTTGTGCTGAAACCCTAGTTGGAGACGAAATGATTCGAGGAATTTCCGGGGGGCAGAGAAAGAGACTAACAACAG GGGAAATGATGGTTGGACCAGCAAGAGCACTTTTTATGGATGAGATATCAACTGGTTTAGACAGTTCAACAACCTATCAGATTGTCAATTCAATTAGGCAGTCAATCCACATTCTTCAAGGAACTGCTGTAATCTCACTTCTGCAGCCTGCACCAGAAACATATGACTTGTTCGACGATATTATTCTTCTATCAGATGGGCAGATTGTGTACCAAGGTCCCCGGGAAAATGTACTTGAGTTCTTCGAGTACATGGGCTTCAAATGCCCCGAGAGGAAAGGAGTTGCTGATTTCTTACAAGAA gtgacatcaaggaaggatcAAGAACAATACTGGGCACGTCGTGATGAACGTTATAAGTTTATCACAGTTCGCGAATTTTCTGAATCATGTCAATCATTTCACATTGGAAGGAAGCTTGGTGATGAGCTTGCTGTTCCCTTTGATAAATCCAAGAGCCACCCTGCTGCTCTAACCACCAAGAGGTATGGTGTTAGCAAGAAAGAACTCTTAAAAGCCTGCACAGCTAGAGAATACCTTCTTATGAAGAGGAATTCGTTCGTCTATATATTCAAGATGATACAA CTAACGATAATGGCTTCAataacaatgacactattcctaaGAACTGAGATGCACAGAAATACAACAACAGATGGTGCAGTATTCTTGGGTGCACTGTTCTATGCAGTTATCATGATTATGTTCAATGGTTTCTCAGAGCTTGCCCTCAGTATTATGAAGCTTCCGTCCTTTTACAAACAACGCGATCTTCTTTTCTTTCCTGCCTGGGCGTATGCTCTGCCTACTTGGATCCTCAAGATACCGATCACACTTGTAGAAGTTGCCATTTGGGTGTGTATGACTTATTATGTGATTGGATTCGAGGCAGACGTTGGGAG GTTCTTCAAACAGCTGTTTCTGCTCATATGTGTTAACCAGATGGCCTCGGGGCTGTTTCGATTCATAGCAGCTCTTGGAAGGAATATCATTGTTGCAAATACATTTGGATCATGTGCTCTACTCATAGTTCTTGTAATGGGTGGCTTCATTCTGTCAAGAG ATAATGTGAAACAATGGTTGATATGGGGTTACTGGATTTCGCCTATGATGTATGCACAGAATGCTATAGCTGTGAACGAATTTCTAGGGAAGAGTTGGGCACAT GTTCCTCCGAACTCCACGGGCACAGATACATTAGGAGTATCATTCTTGAAATCGCGTGGAATCTTTCCAGAAGCAAGATGGTATTGGATTGGAGCAGGAGCTCTTCTTGGATATGTTTTGCTCTTCAATTTCCTGTTCACAGTGGCCTTAGCTTATCTCAACC CATTTGGTAAACCTCAGGCAGTTCTTTCTGAAGAAACTGTGGCAGAGAAGAACGCAAGCAAAAGGGGCGAGGTTATTGAACTATCTCCGATGGGAAAGAGCTCCTCTG AAAAAGGAAATAATGTTCGACGAAGTGCATCTTCCAGGTCTATGTCCTCAAGGGTTGGCAGCATAACTGAGGCTGCTTTAAACAAGAGAAGAGGAATGATTCTTCCTTTTGAGCCCCTTTCAATTACTTTTGATGATATCAGATATGCAGTAGATATGCCACAG GAAATGAAAGCTCAAGGTGTTAGCGAGGACTGGCTTGAACTCTTGAAAGGAGTGAGTGGTGCTTTTAGGCCAGGAGTTTTGACAGCTCTAATGGGTGTTAGTGGAGCTGGTAAGACCACACTAATGGATGTCTTAGCTGGTAGGAAAACCGGTGGATACATTGAAGGAACCATCAGTATATCTGGGTACCCAAAGCAGCAAGAAACGTTTGCTCGGATAGCAGGATACTGTGAGCAAACTGACATTCATTCACCTCATGTTACAGTATACGAATCACTGCAGTATTCCGCTTGGCTTAGACTGCCTCCTGAAGTTGACACTGAAACCCGAAAG ATGTTCATTGAAGAGGTCATGGAACTTGTAGAGCTAAACCCTCTGAGAGAAGCACTTGTTGGATTGCCTGGAGTGAATGGTCTTTCAACTGAACAACGAAAACGACTAACAGTTGCAGTTGAACTTGTTGCCAACCCTTCTATAATATTCATGGATGAGCCAACCTCTGGATTAGATGCTAGAGCAGCTGCAATAGTAATGAGAACAGTTAGAAACACTGTGGATACAGGTCGAACAGTGGTCTGCACCATCCATCAGCCTAGCATTGACATTTTTGATGCTTTCGATGAG CTCCTACTCTTGAAACGAGGAGGTGAAGAAATATATGTCGGGCCATTAGGACGACATTGTTCTCACCTTATTAAGTATTTTGAG GGAATTGATGGAGTTGCAAAAATCGAAGATGGTTATAATCCTGCAACATGGATGTTGGAGATAACTTCAGTAGCACAAGAAGCAGCTCTTGGAATTGACTTCACAGAATTGTACAAGAACTCAGAATTGTATAG GAGAAACAAAGCATTAATAAAGGAACTAAGTGTGCCAGCCCCAGGTTCAAAAGACCTGTACTTTCAAACTAAGTACTCCCAGTCTTTTTTCACCCAATGTATGGCTTGCTTTTGGAAACAGCACTGGTCATACTGGCGAAATCCTCCTTATACAGCAGTCAGGCTCATGTTTACATTCTTCATTGCTCTTATGTTTGGAACGATATTCTGGGGTCTTGGCTCCAAAAG GAGAAGGCAACAGGATATATTGAATGCAGTAGGTTCGATGTATGCTGCTGTCTTGTTTCTTGGTGTACAAAATGCTACTTCGGTTCAGCCAGTCATTGCCATTGAGAGGACCGTCTTCTACAGGGAAAGAGCAGCTGGAATGTATTCAGCTCTGCCTTATGCTTTTGGACAG GTTATGATTGAGCTGCCATACATTTTCATTCAGACGATTATATATGGGGTTATAGTCTATGCCATGATTGGATTTGAATGGACAGTTGCCAAGTTTTTTTGGTATCTGTTCTTCATGTACTTCACCTTGTTATACTTCACATTGTACGGGATGATGACAGTAGCCGTTACTCCTAATCACAGCATTGCAGCCATCATTTCATCCGCATTTTATGCAGTATGGAACCTTTTCAGTGGATTCGTCGTTCCAAAAACA AGAATGCCGGTGTGGTGGAGATGGTACTATTACATTTGCCCGATTTCATGGACATTATATGGACTAATTGCCTCACAATATGGTGACCTACAAGACAAACTTGACACAAATGAGACCGTGGAAGAATTCATAGAGAGTTTCTTCGATTTCAAATATGATTTTGTGGGATATGTTGCAGTCATTCTTGTTGGAATATCAGTTGTGTTTCTCTTCATTTTTGCTTTCTCAATCAAAGCATTCAACTTCCAGAAAAGATAG